The proteins below are encoded in one region of Ostrinia nubilalis chromosome 3, ilOstNubi1.1, whole genome shotgun sequence:
- the LOC135088260 gene encoding protein O-glucosyltransferase 2-like translates to MIWNCWNFILLCIQFSLINSLQNNEFFWGPGLQPQNIVMPARYFFVNFTSYCKKYEPSLANDVAVEIEGKSANNNRCRVWINKLDRKDGTFLIRYKVYETCQDLSIGIYFKSKHITGSPVKFTGPILADQCDCPVKDINTWLEQYGCPKTYKQIENDLLLHNDVDMKVQIKKIIEKYHKPESTSFCHYVINNNKIYRDCYGKHVGFNMFSDNILLFLSRKVVLPDMELVINLGDWPLVSKLSEPLPVFSWCGSNDTLDIIMPTYDITESTIENMGRVTLDILSVQGSVEHQWPSREPRAIWRGRDSRLERLKLVDIARANPDLFNVSLTNFFFFRDKEAQYGPKQPHISFFKFFDYKYQVNIDGTVAAYRLPYLLAGGGMVLKQDSPFFEHFYSLLRPWEHYVPVSRDLSDLKERVIWALEHDEEARNIAENARKFANEHLLPQHIICYHGVLFSEWSKRLKSKVSVYDGMTPVPQVKSKCDCEENNFKHVEL, encoded by the exons ATGATTTGGAACTGTTGGAACTTTATTTTGCTGTGTATACagttttctttaattaattccctacaaaataatgaatttttttGGGGACCTGGATTACAACCCCAAAATATAGTAATGCCGGCTAGATATTTCTTTGTTAATTTTACATCTTACTGTAAGAA ATATGAACCCAGCTTAGCAAACGATGTTGCGGTGGAAATCGAAGGAAAGTCTGCAAATAACAACAGGTGTCGCGTCTGGATAAATAAACTAGATCGGAAAGACGGCACTTTTTTAATTCGCTATAAAGTATATGAAACCTGCCAGGATCTTTCCATTGGAATTTATTTTAAGAGCAAGCATATTACTGGATCCCCAGTCAAGTTTACAG GTCCTATACTAGCAGACCAATGCGACTGTCCAGTGAAAGATATTAACACTTGGCTGGAACAATATGGATGCCCAAAAActtacaaacaaattgaaaatgATCTGTTGTTACACAATGATGTTGATATGAAAGtgcaaattaagaaaataattgaaaagTATCATAAACCAGAAAGCACTAGTTTTTGCcattatgttataaataataacaaaatttacAGAGACTGTTATGGAAAGCATGTTGGGTTCAACATGTTTTCTGATAATATTCTATTGTTTTTGTCAAGAAAGGTTGTATTACCTGATATGGAATTGGTTATAAACCTGGGTGATTGGCCTTTAGTTTCTAAACTGTCAGAGCCATTACCAGTGTTTTCTTGGTGTGGTAGTAATGATACATTAGACATAATAATGCCAACATATGATATAACAGAATCTACAATTGAGAATATGGGCAG ggtCACATTGGATATTCTGTCAGTGCAAGGCAGTGTTGAGCACCAGTGGCCGAGTCGGGAACCCCGTGCCATATGGCGAGGGCGAGACTCGCGACTGGAGCGGTTGAAACTCGTTGACATTGCAAGGGCTAACCCTGATCTATTTAATGTATCTCTCAcgaatttctttttctttcgtGACAAGGAAGCTCAGTATGGCCCAAAGCAACctcatatttcttttttcaagttttttgat TATAAATACCAAGTGAATATAGATGGTACAGTAGCAGCCTATCGATTACCATATTTACTCGCTGGTGGTGGAATGGTTTTGAAGCAAGATTCGCCATTTTTCGAACACTTTTATAGTTTACTACGACCATGGGAACATTACGTCCCAGTTTCACGCGACTTGTCCGATTTAAAAGAACGTGTAATTTGGGCACTTGAACATGACGAGGAAGCTCGTAATATTGCTGAAAATGCTAGAAAATTTGCCAATGAACATTTACTTCCACAACATATCATTTGCTACCATGGTGTACTTTTTTCT GAATGGAGTAAAAGATTAAAAAGTAAAGTAAGTGTATATGACGGTATGACTCCCGTGCCTCAAGTAAAATCAAAATGTGActgtgaagaaaacaatttcaaGCATGTTGAGCTGTGA
- the LOC135087713 gene encoding uncharacterized protein LOC135087713: protein MESRNNKKCVICNKRRSRGGSPLLLSRFPLDSDRCRMWVKNAGIEDLAYVPIEKLHQLKFVCGGHFTPESFNAKGTRLKNSAIPTLELSNPILPDEVLTEFPLHVKDSNKENLKTVLYDHSYCIPKKSNPVERVPLTTTTKQLNSTCLGAVDIPDSGISAKTTFEPLPSTSNAPEHMTYKPITHDDKNICHQDAQAEILVHSYKRPKKNIEMKDTSSTFTIKEKRLWRQLQNAKKTIRNIAKSRVNLDKLDSEVLTSLVKDVVQNNKKKSQGKRWTLANKIYALAIFKRSPKAYRYMQKLFTLPSTKTLQRI from the exons atggagagtagaaacaacaagaagtgcgttatttgtaataagaggcgaagtcgtggtggatcacccttacttttgagtaggtttcctctggattctgaccg ttgtcgaatgtgggttaaaaatgctggcatagaagacttagcatatgtacctattgaaaagttacaccaactgaagtttgtttgtggtgggcacttcactcctgaatccttcaatgccaaaggaactcggctgaagaactcagctattccaacactggaattgagcaatcccatcttgccagatgaagttttgacagagtttcctcttcatgtaaaagactccaataaagaaaacctcaagacag ttctttatgatcattcatattgcattccaaagaagtcaaatccagttgaacgag ttccccttacaactacaaccaaacaactaaattcaacatgtttgggagctgtggatataccagattctggtatttctgcgaaaacaacttttgaacctcttccttctacttccaatgcaccagaacatatgacctataaacccattactcatg atgataaaaacatttgccatcaagatgcacaggcagaaatattagtccacagttataaaagacctaagaaaaacattgaaatgaaag acacttcatcaacatttacaattaaagagaagaggctttggcgacagttacaaaatgcaaaaaaaacaataaggaatatagcgaagtcaagagtgaatttagacaagttagattcggaagtgctgacatcgttagtaaaggatgtagtgcagaataacaaaaaaaagtcacaaggaaaaaggtggactttagccaacaaaatatatgctttggctatatttaaacggtcccctaaagcataccgctatatgcaaaagctgtttacgctaccaagcactaaaacgctccaaaggatttaa